A portion of the Acidisarcina polymorpha genome contains these proteins:
- a CDS encoding zinc-dependent alcohol dehydrogenase has protein sequence METMLAARYMGPDHIEARQVSLPKIAPGEALIQVEACGFCGSDINIVAGTHPRAQSPLTIGHELSGRIVEIADVTTALAVGDHVTSYPLISCGVCHACTHGNPHVCRQLRLFGFDVDGGMAEFVKLPVASLMKLPDDMPASIGALIEPLAVAVHGVHRARLEGVSVAAVLGAGPIGILTALVAKHMGIRDVLISDVQPARLKLATGLGLEAFAAGASLRAQIMELSNQNGADVIYECAGHPSSAKEMTALVRSRGTIVNLGVFKRPVEVDLQAINFKEVEIIGSRVYERKDFRAAIDMAMSLPLAPIISREFSLDHISEAFRLFRDGEVCKVMILPLARPQ, from the coding sequence TGGCTGCGCGCTACATGGGCCCCGATCACATTGAAGCACGTCAGGTTTCTCTTCCAAAGATCGCTCCGGGCGAGGCCCTCATTCAGGTCGAGGCCTGCGGCTTTTGCGGGTCGGACATCAACATCGTTGCGGGCACGCACCCCCGAGCGCAGTCGCCGTTGACCATTGGACACGAACTTTCCGGTCGTATCGTCGAGATTGCCGATGTTACGACCGCCCTCGCGGTCGGTGATCATGTGACTAGTTATCCATTGATATCGTGCGGCGTTTGCCACGCCTGTACGCACGGCAACCCTCACGTCTGCAGGCAACTCCGCCTGTTCGGTTTCGATGTCGATGGCGGCATGGCAGAGTTCGTGAAGCTGCCCGTAGCTTCATTGATGAAGCTGCCAGACGACATGCCTGCATCCATCGGTGCGTTGATTGAACCGCTCGCCGTCGCTGTGCATGGGGTCCATCGTGCCCGGCTCGAAGGCGTGAGTGTGGCTGCCGTCTTGGGTGCCGGCCCCATAGGCATTCTCACCGCGCTCGTCGCCAAACACATGGGGATTCGGGACGTTTTGATAAGCGATGTGCAGCCCGCGCGTCTCAAACTTGCGACCGGTCTTGGGTTAGAGGCGTTTGCCGCCGGTGCCTCGCTTCGTGCGCAGATCATGGAGCTTTCTAACCAGAACGGAGCGGATGTAATCTACGAGTGCGCCGGACACCCCTCGTCCGCCAAGGAGATGACTGCCCTCGTACGCTCGCGTGGAACAATCGTCAACCTTGGGGTGTTCAAACGGCCGGTCGAGGTTGACCTGCAGGCCATTAACTTCAAGGAAGTCGAGATCATTGGTTCTCGCGTCTATGAGCGCAAGGATTTCCGCGCCGCAATTGACATGGCGATGTCACTGCCATTAGCGCCTATTATCAGTCGCGAGTTCTCGCTGGATCATATCTCGGAAGCATTTCGTCTCTTCCGTGACGGAGAAGTCTGCAAGGTGATGATCCTGCCGCTTGCGAGGCCGCAATGA